From Juglans regia cultivar Chandler chromosome 9, Walnut 2.0, whole genome shotgun sequence:
TCTGGACATTCCTCTACCCATATCTTCTCTCGATCAAacttaaaagaattatttgCTAACAAATGAGGCACCTCGTTCGCTTCTCTTCGGACATTCTGCACTCTCCATGCTCCTTTCTTTCAAAACAGTTTTGACATCTTCTATAAGATGGCCAGCAGATGACAGATTCTCCTCCTCATTATGGATTGTTTTCACCACCACTTCAGCATCTCCTTCTAAGATTACTCTGTTGAAACCAAGTGAATTACATAGCTCCACTGCATACCAAAGAGCCACAGTTTCAGCCTCCACAGGATCTTGTACTAGGTTCTTTTTGTATGAAGCACAGGCCATGATATCTCATTTATCATCTCTCAAGACTATGCCTAGTCCTAAGCTGTGTTTACGAAGGGAAGCATCCCAATTTGCCTTAATGAAACATTGAATAGGTTTTATCCACCTATGATTAGCTCTGTCACCCCCTCTTGCCTCATTTGACACTGAAAATTCTTGacccttttcattttcttgagcATCTTGAAAGTCATCAAGAGTTGCCTTGACTGTTCTAACCAAGCTCTCAGGGTCCTTGAATTTATCTTCAAATATAAAGGAATTTCTTCTTAGCCATAACATGCGCATTAATACAGCAGCAAGTTCTAGCTCCACATAAGACAATCTGTCCGTGAATATATCCCATAACAGTAGGAAGTT
This genomic window contains:
- the LOC108984465 gene encoding uncharacterized protein LOC108984465 — protein: MHVVWQCQATRDVWAVSFRAAKKWSSAEDNFLLLWDIFTDRLSYVELELAAVLMRMLWLRRNSFIFEDKFKDPESLVRTVKATLDDFQDAQENEKGQEFSVSNEARGGDRANHRWIKPIQCFIKANWDASLRKHSLGLGIVLRDDK